In Haliscomenobacter hydrossis DSM 1100, the DNA window ATTTTACCACCTTGTCCATTGGCCGTTCGGCGGCGCGGGCGCGGGAAGTAGGAGTACGCAAGGTGATGGGCAGTGGTAGGAGCGCGCTGGTCGGACAATTCCTGGTAGAGTCTGTGGTGCTGGCGGCTATTTCGGCGGTTTTGGGCCTGGGTTTGATGCGTTTGATGTTGCCCATGTTCAACCAATTGGCCGACCGCCAACTGGTTTTTTCCTTCCAACAATTCCCTGAACTCATGTGGATGCTCGCTGGCCTGGTACTGCTGACGGGGCTATTGGCGGGCAGTTACCCGGCGCTGGTTTTGTCGGGGTTTCGGCCAGTAGAGATTTTGAAAAGTAAAATCCGCCTGGGTGGTGCCAATTTGTTCACCAAATCATTGGTCACGGGTCAGTTTGTCTTGTCGATTGGTTTGATCGTTTCGACCCTGGTCATTTTGCGCCAATTGGATTTTATGCGCTCGAAAAATCCGGGCTTCAACCGCGAAAATGTGGTGGTCGTAGATGCCAGTGATACCGATTCAGAGCGGATTTTTCCCTTGTTCAAACAGGCCGCTAATGCCCGCCCGGAAGTCATCGGGGTAGCGGGTTCAGAGCTTGGCCTGGGAGCAGCGCAAGGTTGGAGCCGTTCTGGTTGGGTACACGACAACGTTCACCGCGAAGTGTATGAATACTTTGTCGATGCTGATTTTTTGAAGGTGCTGAACATGCAAATTGTGGCGGGCCGGAATTTTGACCCCAAATTTGCCATGGACACCATCAACTCGGTGGTCATCAATGAAAGTATGATGCGATATTTTGACTGGACACCCGAAACTGCACTAGGACAACAACTGCTGGGGTACTCCGAAGACCCTGCAACCCCTCTGCCAACCGTGGTCGGAGTGGTCAAAGACTTCCATTTTTTGACCATGAAAGTGGCAGTAGAACCGCAGATGTTCCACCAATTTCCGAGTTACGTACCCTTTAAATATTTTGTGCGGATTCATCCCGGCGACCCTGCTCCGGCTTTGTCCGCTTTGCAACAAGAGTGGAAAAAACTGGAGCCAACCTTACCCTTTAAATACAGTTTCCTGGACCAAAACCTCAACGATTTTTACAAATCCGAAGCTCGTTTGGGGCGCATCATTTCCTGGGCGGGCGGCATTTCCATTTTCCTGGCTTGTTTGGGTTTGTTTGGGCTGGCGACCTTGTCGGTGTTGAACCGCACCAAGGAAATTGGCATCCGCAAGGTGCTCGGCGCTTCTATTGCGGGGCTTACTTCTTTGATCGCCAAAGACTTCCTGCAACTCGTGGTGATTGCTATCCTGATTGCTTCGCCCCTGGCCTGGTACTTTATGAACCAATGGCTGGCCGATTTTGCCAATCGGATCGAACTGCAGTGGTGGATGTTTGTACTGGCGGGGGTAGCAGCGGTGGGAATCGCGTTTTTGACGGTGAGTTTCCAAAGTGTGAAGGCGGCGCTGATGAATCCGGTGAAGTCACT includes these proteins:
- a CDS encoding ABC transporter permease, producing MLKSYLKIALRDLLKQKGLSFINVLSLSIGLACFTLLLLFAVNEFNYDRFHADNERIFRMYRWTEYMADRGAEGDPYLPVPLGPALKTDFPDVENYARFREPWGESFVRVNGTVSRLNICFADPQFLEVFTFPMEYGNKAKALSELNNIVLTEKIALQLFGESNPIGRVLEVKLETDFEPFVVTAVAKDMPSNTSIQFEAIGNFDKVLASPSMIERKASWNHSAYFTFVKLREGSGLATDEKRLLQFRQKYYPGEEKELRANGFWKGKGGPVTYGMQPLRDMHTQTLVGGGQVPPIEPRSIWILLGIAAGILAIAGINFTTLSIGRSAARAREVGVRKVMGSGRSALVGQFLVESVVLAAISAVLGLGLMRLMLPMFNQLADRQLVFSFQQFPELMWMLAGLVLLTGLLAGSYPALVLSGFRPVEILKSKIRLGGANLFTKSLVTGQFVLSIGLIVSTLVILRQLDFMRSKNPGFNRENVVVVDASDTDSERIFPLFKQAANARPEVIGVAGSELGLGAAQGWSRSGWVHDNVHREVYEYFVDADFLKVLNMQIVAGRNFDPKFAMDTINSVVINESMMRYFDWTPETALGQQLLGYSEDPATPLPTVVGVVKDFHFLTMKVAVEPQMFHQFPSYVPFKYFVRIHPGDPAPALSALQQEWKKLEPTLPFKYSFLDQNLNDFYKSEARLGRIISWAGGISIFLACLGLFGLATLSVLNRTKEIGIRKVLGASIAGLTSLIAKDFLQLVVIAILIASPLAWYFMNQWLADFANRIELQWWMFVLAGVAAVGIAFLTVSFQSVKAALMNPVKSLRSE